A window of Thermosynechococcus sp. NK55a contains these coding sequences:
- a CDS encoding HAD-IIIA family hydrolase, translated as MARPAVFLDRDGVLNQEVGYIHHLEDLQLIPGVAQAVRRLNDAGWFCCLASNQSGPARDYYSIDHVHALHHRLQELLAASAGAVLDAVYFCPDLSRPEGGVVADYAGWTTWRKPNTGMLVAAAWDHDLDLSRSVMVGDKATDIDLARNAGCYGILVQTGFGDRVLEGSYQHASQPDYIAEDLAAAVEWICTHLAPR; from the coding sequence ATGGCTAGACCGGCGGTCTTTCTTGATCGGGATGGCGTGCTGAACCAGGAGGTGGGCTACATTCATCACCTCGAGGACTTGCAGTTAATTCCGGGTGTTGCCCAGGCAGTCCGACGGCTCAATGATGCGGGGTGGTTTTGCTGCTTAGCTTCTAATCAGTCAGGTCCGGCGCGGGATTATTACAGCATCGATCACGTCCATGCTCTGCACCACAGACTTCAGGAGTTGCTAGCCGCCAGTGCCGGTGCGGTGTTGGATGCGGTTTATTTCTGCCCTGATCTCAGCCGTCCCGAAGGGGGAGTGGTTGCCGACTATGCGGGCTGGACAACCTGGCGCAAACCCAACACGGGAATGCTGGTGGCAGCGGCTTGGGATCATGACTTAGATCTCAGCCGCAGTGTGATGGTAGGCGACAAGGCCACTGATATTGATCTGGCGCGGAATGCTGGCTGCTATGGCATTTTAGTACAAACCGGCTTTGGCGATCGCGTCCTTGAGGGCAGTTATCAGCACGCCAGTCAACCCGATTACATTGCAGAGGACTTAGCCGCTGCCGTAGAGTGGATTTGTACTCACCTTGCCCCCCGTTAG
- a CDS encoding glycosyltransferase family 4 protein yields the protein MLYHLIAFLAAIAVVLLVTPLVNDLGHKAGFVDHPNERKIHNRPMVRLGGVSIFLGNLVGLLIVWNAGGFGVLPQPAEYEIWGVTLGGVAFFLIGLADDLLTLPALLRLALQFLVAAIVWAVGVKIRIITVPFVGTVDLGWLSLPLTTVWLVGIANAINFIDGVDGLAAGVSGIAALAMFFVCMLMGEPEAGLLAAALAGGALGFLRYNFNPAQIFMGDGGAYFMGFTLAGLGIIGLVKAYTAVAILLPLLILAVPIVDTSTVVFSRLRRGQSPFAPDKRHLHHRLLKAGLSQRVTVLFIYCLTLWVGSLALALAGLPGGWGYAVAASLLMGFASWYVWQRVRSSEND from the coding sequence ATGCTGTACCACCTGATTGCCTTCCTTGCTGCCATTGCCGTTGTCCTCTTGGTCACCCCCCTTGTCAATGACCTTGGACATAAAGCAGGGTTTGTGGATCACCCCAATGAACGTAAGATTCATAACCGTCCCATGGTGCGCTTGGGAGGCGTCTCTATCTTTTTGGGCAATCTAGTGGGGCTGCTGATTGTTTGGAATGCGGGGGGGTTTGGTGTTCTGCCGCAGCCGGCGGAGTATGAAATTTGGGGGGTGACCTTAGGAGGGGTGGCCTTTTTTCTCATTGGCCTCGCTGATGATCTATTGACTTTGCCGGCGCTCCTGCGCCTTGCCCTGCAATTTCTAGTGGCGGCAATTGTTTGGGCAGTGGGCGTCAAAATTCGCATTATCACTGTGCCCTTTGTCGGCACCGTGGACTTAGGTTGGCTGAGTTTGCCCCTCACCACCGTCTGGCTTGTCGGCATTGCCAATGCCATTAACTTTATTGATGGTGTGGATGGGCTAGCGGCAGGGGTATCCGGCATTGCTGCCCTGGCAATGTTTTTTGTGTGTATGCTCATGGGGGAGCCGGAGGCGGGACTATTGGCCGCAGCCCTGGCAGGGGGGGCCTTGGGATTTCTGCGCTATAACTTCAATCCAGCCCAAATTTTCATGGGCGATGGCGGTGCCTACTTCATGGGCTTTACCCTTGCTGGCTTGGGGATCATTGGCCTTGTTAAGGCCTACACCGCGGTGGCGATTCTCCTGCCCCTATTGATTCTAGCGGTGCCCATTGTGGATACCTCAACGGTGGTTTTCAGCCGGCTGCGGCGGGGGCAATCTCCCTTTGCACCGGATAAGAGACACTTGCACCATCGCCTTCTCAAGGCAGGACTTTCGCAGCGGGTGACAGTGCTCTTTATTTACTGCTTGACCCTGTGGGTGGGCAGTCTTGCTTTAGCTTTGGCGGGTTTGCCGGGAGGATGGGGCTATGCCGTGGCAGCGTCTCTTCTGATGGGCTTTGCCTCGTGGTATGTGTGGCAACGGGTGCGCAGCAGCGAAAATGACTGA
- a CDS encoding glycosyltransferase family 9 protein: MKRIVALVPGGIGDQILFFPTLDDLKAHFPEAQLDVVVEPRAVAAYQLSGSVHQVIPFNFKDRNALADWANLIGTLREGEYDAILSLGRSKAVRFLLWLTGIPKRVGFAKLNPLGFLTDAIPVNLEQYSAATYHDLLKAFGITTPCPLPKAVITAADRQWATAEQQRLGLSGGYRLLHGGSSQMALSKGINKIYPPTRWVEVIQTLAQEEPHLPFIVVCGPEDQGWVRALTQALPNIKISYPPDLRKLAALMQQAQQILCTDSGPMHLGVAVGTPLVALFGPTDPAKLLPADPRFRAVKSTTGNMADIPVSAVIEAACHG; the protein is encoded by the coding sequence ATGAAACGTATCGTGGCGTTGGTGCCCGGCGGCATTGGTGATCAAATCTTATTTTTTCCCACCCTTGATGATCTCAAAGCCCATTTTCCAGAGGCGCAGTTGGATGTGGTGGTTGAACCCCGGGCCGTGGCTGCCTACCAATTGAGTGGCAGTGTTCACCAAGTGATTCCCTTTAACTTCAAAGACCGCAATGCCCTGGCGGATTGGGCCAACCTGATTGGTACACTGCGGGAGGGAGAGTACGATGCAATTCTCTCCTTAGGGCGGAGTAAAGCGGTGCGCTTCCTGCTGTGGCTGACGGGGATTCCCAAGCGAGTCGGCTTTGCCAAACTCAATCCCTTGGGATTCCTCACCGATGCCATCCCTGTCAACCTTGAGCAGTACAGTGCCGCCACCTACCACGATTTACTCAAAGCCTTTGGGATCACTACCCCCTGTCCCTTGCCCAAGGCAGTGATTACCGCTGCAGATAGGCAGTGGGCAACCGCGGAGCAACAACGCCTAGGCCTTTCCGGTGGGTATCGTCTCTTGCACGGCGGCTCTAGTCAAATGGCCCTCAGCAAGGGGATTAACAAAATTTACCCCCCCACCCGTTGGGTTGAGGTCATCCAGACACTGGCACAGGAGGAGCCACATCTTCCTTTTATTGTGGTTTGTGGGCCTGAGGATCAAGGATGGGTGAGGGCACTGACGCAGGCGCTACCCAACATTAAAATTAGCTATCCTCCAGACTTGCGCAAACTGGCGGCTCTCATGCAACAGGCACAACAGATTCTCTGTACAGACAGTGGCCCGATGCACCTTGGGGTGGCAGTGGGTACCCCCCTTGTGGCGCTTTTTGGCCCTACGGATCCCGCCAAACTCCTGCCTGCGGATCCCCGTTTTCGTGCCGTCAAGTCCACCACAGGCAACATGGCCGATATTCCCGTTTCAGCAGTGATTGAGGCGGCTTGCCATGGCTAG
- a CDS encoding CO2 hydration protein, translated as MTLTTVTPTSLHQELRTAILERLLHGQALLPDTPTHVMEVVGILKSYGVVLKAYAENLCDISERQFLVLFPFFKYFNGEITIPKLLRHWWHDRINYEYAEYCMRAMMWHGGGGLDAFLDSAEFRQLAGKAIAAKLRGNPLMQLVNRLFPEFLLETVRMLCYYSGLGQFWTVMYPIFLTLSDRYDAGEIRSIPDVVDHIRAGLIAAANRPITYRVKLHGQTYEILPASAGLTFLPDTAIPYVEAVFIRGTPFFGLISFNAQAQQISRDPAEFGYGALFADPIPTGAAGIPPTLLMQDMRHYLPSYLLAFYRCQGRGEDDLRVKICQTFQKSMFCVTTAAITALAPYPWTTTDPQEQAANRAFYETWLDRLETSRLWNVQVS; from the coding sequence ATGACCCTGACTACCGTTACTCCAACCTCCCTACATCAAGAACTGCGTACCGCCATCCTAGAGCGGTTGCTCCACGGTCAAGCCCTGTTACCGGATACACCAACCCATGTAATGGAAGTGGTGGGCATCCTCAAAAGCTATGGGGTAGTGCTCAAGGCCTATGCAGAAAATCTCTGCGACATTAGTGAGCGGCAGTTTCTTGTTCTCTTTCCCTTTTTCAAATACTTCAATGGCGAGATTACCATTCCCAAGCTGCTGCGCCACTGGTGGCACGACCGCATTAACTATGAATATGCTGAGTACTGTATGCGTGCCATGATGTGGCATGGGGGTGGCGGTCTTGATGCCTTCCTCGATTCGGCAGAATTTCGGCAATTAGCCGGCAAGGCGATCGCCGCCAAGCTGCGGGGCAACCCCCTAATGCAACTGGTGAATCGGCTTTTTCCAGAGTTTTTGCTGGAAACGGTGCGGATGCTCTGCTACTACAGTGGCTTGGGGCAGTTTTGGACAGTAATGTATCCCATCTTTCTCACCTTGAGCGATCGCTATGATGCGGGCGAGATTCGCAGCATTCCCGATGTGGTAGATCACATTCGGGCCGGTCTGATTGCCGCTGCCAATCGCCCCATTACCTATCGCGTCAAGCTCCACGGCCAGACCTACGAGATTCTCCCCGCCAGTGCTGGACTCACCTTTTTGCCAGACACAGCGATTCCCTATGTCGAAGCTGTGTTTATACGGGGCACCCCCTTCTTTGGCCTCATTTCCTTCAATGCCCAAGCCCAGCAAATTTCCCGCGATCCAGCGGAGTTTGGCTATGGCGCCCTGTTTGCAGATCCCATTCCCACAGGGGCGGCTGGTATTCCCCCCACGCTGCTAATGCAGGATATGCGCCACTATCTCCCCTCCTATCTTTTGGCGTTCTATCGTTGCCAAGGCCGAGGTGAAGATGATCTGCGAGTAAAAATTTGCCAAACCTTCCAAAAATCAATGTTTTGCGTCACCACAGCGGCAATCACTGCCCTAGCTCCCTATCCCTGGACAACCACCGACCCCCAAGAGCAAGCCGCCAATCGAGCATTCTACGAAACGTGGCTGGATCGCCTCGAAACCTCTCGCCTCTGGAATGTTCAAGTTAGCTAG
- a CDS encoding NADH-quinone oxidoreductase subunit M, whose product MLSFLLWVPLLGALALSLLPAGSLGRTYRSLAAVVMAIALVVSLAIARLFDPSNAAPQLTEVVPWLEPLGLSYRLSVDGLSLPLLVLNNFLTLIALLATSVHLPRPRLYYPLVLLLNAGVSGAFLADNLLLFFLFYELELIPLYLLIAIWGGARRSYAATKFLIYTAISGVLLLAGFLGLVWLAHAPSFDFDAQLSTLLPLSSQLVLLGLILVGFGIKIPLVPFHTWLPDAHVEASTPVSVLLAGVLLKLGTYGLVRFGVQLFPQAWQVLAPGLATWAVVSVLYGSLMAISQTDMKKMVAYSSIGHMGFVLLATATATPLSMLAAIAQMMSHGLISALLFLLVGVVYEKTGSRNIEVLRGLLNPERGLPLIGSLMIVGVMASGGIPGMVGFVAEFLIFRSSFPAFPGQTLLCMVGTGLTSVYFLLLVNRVFFGRLPNELTDLPPVAWGDRLPSLLLAALILILGVVPNWLIHWSKTTVSLLVTAVATLPTP is encoded by the coding sequence CTGTTGAGTTTCCTCCTCTGGGTGCCCCTGTTGGGTGCCCTTGCCCTCAGCCTGCTGCCCGCTGGGAGTTTGGGGCGGACGTACCGCAGTTTAGCCGCTGTGGTGATGGCGATCGCCCTGGTGGTCAGTCTCGCGATCGCCCGTCTATTTGATCCCAGCAATGCAGCACCGCAATTAACCGAGGTAGTTCCTTGGCTAGAGCCACTGGGCTTGAGCTATCGCCTGAGCGTGGATGGCCTGTCGCTGCCCCTATTGGTCTTAAATAATTTCCTGACGCTGATTGCCCTATTGGCCACTTCTGTCCACTTGCCCCGTCCTCGGTTGTATTACCCACTGGTACTGCTGTTGAATGCGGGTGTCAGTGGCGCCTTTTTGGCCGATAATTTGCTGCTGTTTTTCCTCTTCTATGAATTGGAGTTGATTCCCCTCTATCTTTTGATTGCCATTTGGGGTGGGGCGCGGCGAAGTTATGCGGCCACCAAGTTTCTAATTTACACGGCCATTTCGGGGGTTCTGCTCTTGGCTGGATTTCTGGGGCTAGTGTGGTTAGCCCATGCCCCCTCCTTTGACTTTGACGCCCAATTATCCACCCTCTTGCCCCTAAGCTCACAACTTGTTCTGCTGGGGCTGATTTTAGTGGGCTTTGGCATCAAGATTCCCCTAGTGCCCTTCCATACTTGGCTACCCGATGCCCACGTCGAAGCCTCCACTCCCGTTTCTGTGCTGCTGGCAGGGGTGCTCCTGAAACTAGGGACCTATGGGTTAGTGCGCTTTGGGGTGCAGTTATTCCCGCAGGCATGGCAGGTCTTGGCGCCTGGGTTGGCCACTTGGGCGGTGGTCAGTGTTCTCTACGGTTCTCTGATGGCGATCTCCCAAACCGATATGAAAAAAATGGTGGCCTACAGTTCCATTGGCCATATGGGGTTTGTCCTCTTAGCCACTGCCACTGCCACACCCTTGAGCATGTTGGCCGCTATTGCCCAAATGATGAGCCACGGGCTAATTTCTGCGCTTCTCTTTTTGCTGGTGGGGGTTGTCTATGAAAAAACCGGCAGCCGCAACATTGAGGTACTGCGGGGATTGCTGAACCCTGAGCGGGGGCTGCCCCTGATTGGTAGTCTGATGATTGTTGGGGTCATGGCCAGTGGTGGTATCCCCGGCATGGTGGGCTTTGTGGCGGAGTTCCTGATCTTCCGCAGTAGTTTTCCCGCCTTCCCAGGGCAAACGCTCCTATGTATGGTGGGTACGGGCTTAACGTCGGTGTATTTTCTTCTGCTGGTGAACCGCGTCTTTTTTGGTCGTCTGCCCAATGAGTTGACAGATTTGCCGCCCGTTGCTTGGGGCGATCGCCTCCCGAGCCTCCTATTAGCCGCGCTAATTTTGATCTTAGGGGTTGTTCCCAACTGGTTGATCCATTGGAGTAAAACCACGGTTAGCCTTCTTGTTACTGCTGTTGCTACGCTGCCCACACCATGA
- a CDS encoding NAD(P)H-quinone oxidoreductase subunit F produces the protein MSNSLLETSWWVPCYGLVGAALTLPWASGYVRRTGPRPAAYFNLLMTVVAFVHGFFLLQQTRSGATATIVWHWLQAPGLDLSFSLLINSVSTSAMELVTGLSILAQIFALGYLEKDWGMARFFALMGFFEAALSGIAISDSLLLSYGLLEMLTLSTYLLIGFWYAQPLVVKAARDAFLTKRVGDILLLMGVVAVGSLAGSYDFPNLYEWAEQVNLPEGWGFLLGLALIAGPTGKCAQVPLHLWLDEAMEGPNPASIMRNSVVVAAGAYILIKLQPILIACPGANIALIAIGAVTAISESLVSIAQIDIKRALSHSTSAYLGLVFIGVGTNWTDFALFVLLTHAIAKALLFMSIGSVIMTTNSQDLTELGGLGERMPATSSAFVIGGLSLIGCLPLGAFWSFYRGISYYWQTMPWLVGLILVVNVLTAVNLTRVFRLVFLGPAQPKTRRAPEVPWPLAVPMVTLSILNMLVPFILQRVQLLPETMDWTIVALLVVSGLAGILLGGFVNLKRSWTRPIKVPLRFVQDLLAYDFYIEELYRYTVVWAVRSLSQLSTWVDRHIVDRIVNTTGAASLVGGELLKYSASGQSQAYLLLVFIGVAILGGAIAWLLL, from the coding sequence ATGTCAAATTCACTGTTAGAAACCAGTTGGTGGGTGCCCTGTTATGGCTTGGTGGGGGCAGCCCTGACCTTGCCTTGGGCCAGCGGTTATGTGCGGCGCACAGGGCCGCGACCCGCAGCCTATTTCAATTTACTGATGACGGTTGTTGCTTTTGTGCATGGGTTTTTCCTATTGCAACAAACTCGCAGTGGTGCCACCGCAACGATTGTTTGGCATTGGCTACAGGCGCCGGGACTCGATCTCTCATTTTCATTACTCATCAACAGTGTCTCCACAAGTGCCATGGAATTGGTGACAGGTCTGAGTATCCTCGCCCAGATTTTTGCCTTGGGTTATCTCGAAAAGGACTGGGGCATGGCCCGCTTCTTTGCCTTAATGGGCTTTTTTGAGGCGGCTCTCAGTGGCATTGCAATTAGTGACTCGCTGCTCCTGAGCTATGGCCTGTTGGAGATGCTGACCCTCTCTACCTATTTACTGATTGGCTTCTGGTATGCTCAGCCCCTTGTGGTCAAAGCAGCAAGGGATGCCTTTCTCACCAAACGGGTGGGGGATATTCTCCTGCTGATGGGGGTGGTGGCGGTTGGCAGCCTGGCGGGGAGTTATGATTTTCCCAATCTCTATGAATGGGCAGAGCAGGTGAATTTGCCAGAAGGTTGGGGCTTTTTACTGGGCCTAGCCTTGATTGCGGGGCCCACTGGTAAATGTGCTCAAGTACCTTTGCATCTGTGGCTCGATGAAGCTATGGAAGGACCCAACCCCGCCTCCATTATGCGGAACTCGGTAGTGGTGGCTGCGGGAGCCTATATTCTGATTAAGCTACAGCCGATTCTGATAGCCTGCCCAGGGGCAAACATTGCCTTGATTGCGATCGGGGCAGTCACCGCCATCAGTGAATCCCTGGTCTCGATTGCCCAAATTGACATTAAACGGGCACTGTCCCACTCAACGAGTGCCTATCTGGGACTGGTGTTTATTGGGGTCGGCACGAATTGGACAGATTTCGCCCTGTTTGTATTGCTTACCCATGCGATCGCTAAGGCACTGCTGTTTATGAGTATTGGCAGTGTGATTATGACCACCAACTCTCAGGATTTGACAGAATTGGGGGGGTTAGGCGAACGGATGCCGGCCACGAGTTCGGCCTTTGTTATCGGCGGTCTATCCCTGATTGGCTGTCTGCCCTTGGGGGCCTTTTGGTCGTTTTATCGCGGCATTAGCTACTACTGGCAAACAATGCCTTGGTTGGTGGGTTTGATTTTAGTCGTCAATGTGCTGACGGCTGTGAACCTCACCCGTGTCTTTCGCCTGGTCTTCCTCGGGCCTGCTCAACCCAAAACCCGCCGTGCCCCTGAAGTGCCTTGGCCTCTGGCAGTGCCGATGGTGACTTTGAGTATTTTGAATATGCTGGTGCCTTTTATCTTGCAGCGGGTGCAGTTGTTACCAGAGACTATGGATTGGACAATTGTGGCTCTGCTTGTGGTCTCGGGATTGGCGGGTATTCTTTTGGGCGGCTTTGTTAACCTCAAACGCAGTTGGACGCGCCCCATCAAGGTACCATTGCGCTTTGTGCAGGATCTGCTGGCCTACGATTTTTACATTGAGGAGTTGTATCGCTATACCGTGGTCTGGGCAGTGCGATCGCTCTCGCAGTTGAGCACTTGGGTAGACCGCCACATTGTGGATCGGATCGTGAATACAACGGGTGCAGCGTCCCTCGTTGGGGGTGAATTGCTGAAATACAGTGCCAGCGGTCAATCCCAAGCCTACTTACTGCTGGTGTTTATTGGTGTGGCGATTCTTGGGGGGGCGATCGCGTGGCTACTGCTGTAA
- the glyA gene encoding serine hydroxymethyltransferase yields the protein MTHIDWLAQTDPLVAEMVQREVQRQQQHLELIASENFTSPAVMAAQGTVLTNKYAEGLPGKRYYGGCEFVDEVEQLAIDRAKELFGAAHANVQPHSGAQANFAVFLALLNPGDTIMGMDLSHGGHLTHGSPVNVSGKWFNVVHYGVHPETERLDMDQVRDLARQHRPKLIICGYSAYPRIIPFAEFRQIADEVGAYLMADIAHIAGLVASGYHPNPVPLCDVVTTTTHKTLRGPRGGLILTRDEELGKKLDKAVFPGTQGGPLEHVIAAKAVAFGEALKPEFKAYSGQVIRNAQALAAGLQARQLRLVSGGTDNHLMLIDLRSVNLTGKEADRLMGEINITTNKNTIPFDPASPFVTSGLRLGTPALTTRGFTEVEFAEVADIISDRLHAPEDEAIKNRCRDRVAALCAKFPLYPHLQLPQPVLA from the coding sequence ATGACCCATATTGATTGGCTTGCGCAAACGGATCCGTTGGTTGCTGAAATGGTACAGCGGGAAGTCCAGCGGCAGCAGCAACACCTCGAACTGATTGCCAGCGAAAACTTTACTTCCCCTGCGGTGATGGCCGCTCAAGGGACGGTTCTCACCAATAAATATGCCGAGGGATTGCCGGGCAAACGCTACTACGGTGGCTGCGAATTTGTGGATGAAGTGGAGCAACTGGCCATCGATCGCGCCAAGGAACTCTTTGGTGCTGCCCATGCCAACGTTCAGCCTCACTCCGGTGCCCAAGCCAATTTTGCCGTCTTTTTGGCACTGCTCAATCCCGGCGACACGATTATGGGGATGGATTTGTCCCACGGTGGCCATCTAACCCACGGTTCTCCCGTCAACGTTTCCGGTAAATGGTTTAACGTCGTTCACTACGGTGTTCATCCTGAAACGGAACGCCTCGATATGGATCAGGTGCGGGATTTAGCACGGCAGCACCGTCCTAAGCTAATTATCTGTGGCTATTCCGCCTATCCTCGCATTATTCCCTTTGCTGAGTTTCGCCAAATTGCCGATGAAGTGGGGGCCTACCTCATGGCCGATATTGCCCACATTGCCGGTTTAGTAGCCAGTGGTTACCATCCCAATCCCGTACCCCTCTGCGATGTCGTGACAACCACCACCCACAAAACCCTGCGCGGTCCTCGCGGCGGCCTGATTCTTACCCGTGATGAAGAGTTGGGCAAAAAGTTGGATAAAGCGGTCTTTCCCGGTACCCAAGGGGGGCCACTGGAGCACGTTATTGCCGCTAAGGCCGTGGCTTTTGGTGAGGCTCTCAAACCAGAATTCAAAGCCTATTCTGGGCAAGTGATCCGCAATGCCCAAGCCCTCGCTGCGGGGCTGCAAGCGCGGCAACTGCGCCTTGTCTCTGGGGGCACCGATAACCATTTGATGCTCATTGACCTGCGATCGGTGAATCTAACAGGCAAAGAGGCCGATCGCCTGATGGGGGAAATCAACATCACCACCAACAAAAACACCATTCCCTTTGACCCTGCCTCTCCTTTTGTGACCAGTGGTCTGCGTTTGGGAACGCCAGCCTTGACAACCCGTGGCTTCACAGAAGTTGAGTTTGCAGAAGTGGCTGACATCATTAGCGATCGCCTGCATGCCCCAGAGGATGAAGCCATCAAAAATCGCTGCCGCGACCGGGTGGCTGCCCTCTGCGCTAAATTTCCCCTCTATCCCCACTTGCAATTGCCGCAACCAGTGCTAGCCTAA
- a CDS encoding competence/damage-inducible protein A: MTETISAEIICVGTELLLGEILNSNAQFLAQQLASLGIPHYYQTVVGDNPTRIKKVVAIACDRARLLIFTGGLGPTPDDLTTETLADFFQAPLEERPEILADLERKYAQRGGFSPSNRKQALLPVGAQILPNPLGTAPGMIWQPRTGLTILTFPGVPAEMKQMWHETAVPFLRSQGWGKEVIYSRVLRFWGIPESVLAEKVAAQIAREHPTVAPYASNGEARLRITARAKDEAAAQQLIQPVEAEIRQIVGLDCYGADEDTLAGVVGRLLQERHQTVAVAESCTGGGLGEMLTRLPGSSLHFKGGVIAYANEVKVNLLGVNPQDLEQEGAVSAVVATQMALGVKTRLASDWGVSITGIAGPGGATLTKPVGLVYIGVALPNGEVMTREFRISGQRGRDWIRYLSTMNALDLLRRQLLVNP; the protein is encoded by the coding sequence ATGACTGAAACAATAAGTGCAGAAATTATTTGCGTAGGGACAGAATTGCTGCTGGGGGAGATTCTCAACAGTAATGCCCAATTTTTGGCCCAGCAACTGGCGAGCTTGGGTATTCCCCACTACTACCAAACGGTGGTTGGCGACAATCCGACTCGCATTAAAAAAGTGGTGGCCATTGCCTGCGATCGCGCCCGCCTCCTCATCTTTACCGGTGGCCTTGGCCCCACCCCCGATGATCTCACCACCGAAACCCTAGCGGATTTCTTTCAAGCCCCCCTAGAGGAACGTCCCGAAATTCTTGCTGATTTAGAGCGCAAATATGCCCAGCGGGGCGGCTTTAGTCCCAGTAACCGCAAGCAGGCTCTCCTGCCTGTGGGGGCGCAGATTCTCCCCAACCCCTTGGGGACTGCCCCCGGCATGATCTGGCAGCCGCGCACTGGCTTAACGATTCTCACCTTTCCCGGTGTCCCCGCTGAAATGAAGCAGATGTGGCACGAAACCGCCGTGCCCTTTTTGCGCTCCCAAGGCTGGGGCAAGGAAGTAATTTACAGCCGTGTACTGCGTTTCTGGGGCATTCCAGAATCCGTGCTTGCAGAAAAAGTGGCTGCCCAAATTGCCCGCGAGCATCCCACTGTGGCTCCCTATGCGAGCAATGGTGAAGCCCGTCTGCGCATTACCGCACGTGCCAAGGACGAAGCGGCAGCTCAGCAACTGATTCAGCCCGTCGAAGCCGAGATTCGCCAAATTGTGGGTTTAGACTGCTATGGTGCCGATGAGGATACCCTTGCCGGTGTGGTGGGGCGGCTGCTGCAGGAACGACACCAAACAGTGGCGGTGGCAGAGTCCTGCACAGGGGGTGGTCTGGGGGAGATGTTGACGCGCTTGCCAGGGAGTTCTCTCCATTTCAAAGGGGGCGTCATTGCCTATGCCAACGAAGTTAAGGTGAACTTATTGGGAGTGAATCCTCAGGATCTAGAGCAAGAGGGCGCCGTGAGTGCGGTGGTGGCCACCCAGATGGCGCTAGGCGTCAAGACGCGCTTGGCCAGTGATTGGGGTGTCAGTATTACCGGCATTGCTGGTCCGGGGGGAGCGACGCTCACTAAACCCGTGGGACTGGTCTATATTGGTGTCGCACTGCCCAATGGTGAGGTCATGACCCGGGAATTTCGCATTAGCGGTCAACGGGGACGGGATTGGATACGCTATCTGAGCACTATGAATGCCCTAGATCTCCTGCGGCGACAGTTGTTGGTGAATCCATGA